A section of the Bacteroidota bacterium genome encodes:
- a CDS encoding T9SS type A sorting domain-containing protein produces MHLKPTLLASIATMLFSVVSGAQAQWVRVSNGLPQQGMTVYSLAAIDTTLMAGTDQGCYRSNDLGESWTLCSNFPANSGISPTATIGVFAAGPKFYASSFRHLVVSSDLGTSWALDTAGLRNKYDAIGSIVGWGSMRFLAGNTGIFRSMGDGLPWEMINNGLPNGTMASGLAFVWSDVFACTNSGVFRSTDSGTSWNATSQGKPTYVITALDTILVGGVGGPNGWLITSSDRGATWTQLYGTHYGNVLIANDPYIFDGSTDSGVYVAKDGAQHWSPAHRGLSRALISALTTSSGYLFAGTNQGSGTYPSDEGVWRMKISDIANAGVANSSSATIELSPNPTTGLITIEGAPSRAHVTVLNLLGQSVLESSEQATAFTLDLSPLAPGVYCVRIYSPLENVTRMIVRE; encoded by the coding sequence ATGCATCTCAAACCGACTCTCCTCGCATCGATCGCCACCATGCTGTTCAGTGTCGTCTCGGGCGCCCAGGCGCAGTGGGTGCGCGTGAGTAATGGCCTGCCACAACAGGGTATGACCGTTTACTCTCTCGCCGCGATTGACACGACCCTCATGGCCGGGACCGACCAGGGGTGCTATCGATCGAACGATCTTGGAGAGTCGTGGACGCTCTGCTCCAATTTTCCCGCGAACTCGGGAATAAGCCCGACCGCTACTATTGGAGTCTTCGCTGCTGGCCCCAAGTTCTACGCTTCGTCCTTCCGGCATTTGGTCGTGAGCTCCGATCTGGGAACGAGCTGGGCTTTGGACACCGCTGGCCTGAGAAACAAGTACGATGCAATCGGTTCGATTGTGGGGTGGGGATCTATGCGATTCCTCGCTGGCAACACTGGAATTTTTCGATCCATGGGCGATGGATTGCCATGGGAGATGATCAACAATGGTCTGCCCAATGGTACCATGGCCTCCGGATTGGCTTTCGTGTGGTCCGATGTTTTTGCGTGCACAAATAGTGGCGTCTTCCGATCCACCGACAGCGGAACAAGTTGGAACGCCACATCGCAAGGCAAACCAACCTATGTTATTACAGCACTGGATACAATACTTGTCGGAGGTGTGGGTGGCCCAAATGGTTGGCTCATTACCTCCAGCGACCGCGGTGCAACGTGGACCCAACTCTATGGCACTCACTATGGAAATGTGCTCATCGCGAATGATCCATATATTTTTGATGGCTCGACCGACAGCGGCGTATATGTCGCGAAGGATGGTGCACAACATTGGTCACCGGCTCACAGGGGACTATCGCGTGCATTGATTTCGGCTCTAACAACATCCAGTGGCTATCTCTTTGCCGGAACGAACCAGGGCTCTGGTACATACCCTTCCGATGAAGGCGTATGGCGTATGAAGATCTCCGATATCGCGAATGCCGGTGTTGCGAATTCATCATCTGCAACAATTGAATTGTCTCCCAATCCAACAACAGGCCTCATTACGATTGAAGGTGCGCCATCCAGAGCTCATGTCACTGTACTGAATCTGCTCGGCCAGAGCGTGCTCGAATCGAGCGAGCAGGCGACGGCTTTCACGCTCGATCTCTCCCCTCTCGCGCCAGGCGTGTACTGCGTCCGGATATACTCGCCGTTAGAGAACGTGACGAGAATGATTGTGAGAGAATAG
- a CDS encoding pirin family protein: protein MLTKRPSNERGHADHGWLKTYHTFSFADYYDPKHTHFRTLRVINEDTVAPEGGFGMHPHRDMEIITYILSGAIEHEDSMGNKGIIRPGDVQRMTAGTGVVHSEFNPSKSEPVHLLQIWLYPEKHGLTPSYEQRTFHDQDKRNTFCRIASHDGHNDSVQINQDATVYASIVSDGAELKHHFISGRAGFLQVARGTVHIDDIVLHHGDAVAIEDEDSILIRASQNGEAEFLLFDLA, encoded by the coding sequence ATGCTCACCAAACGACCTTCGAACGAGCGCGGACATGCCGATCACGGCTGGCTGAAGACGTACCATACTTTTAGCTTCGCGGACTACTATGACCCAAAACATACGCACTTCCGGACGTTGCGCGTAATTAACGAGGATACGGTGGCCCCGGAAGGCGGCTTCGGCATGCACCCGCACCGCGACATGGAGATCATCACGTATATTCTCTCCGGCGCGATCGAGCATGAGGACTCGATGGGCAACAAAGGCATCATTCGTCCGGGAGACGTGCAACGGATGACGGCTGGTACTGGGGTCGTGCATAGCGAGTTCAATCCTTCAAAGTCTGAGCCGGTACACCTTCTGCAAATCTGGTTGTATCCGGAGAAGCATGGTCTTACGCCAAGCTATGAGCAGAGGACTTTTCACGATCAGGATAAGCGAAATACGTTTTGTCGCATCGCGTCGCACGATGGACACAACGACAGCGTCCAGATCAATCAGGATGCAACGGTCTACGCCAGTATTGTCTCCGATGGTGCTGAACTCAAGCATCACTTTATTTCGGGGCGCGCAGGCTTTCTCCAGGTTGCTCGCGGGACAGTGCACATTGATGATATAGTTCTTCATCATGGGGATGCCGTTGCGATTGAGGACGAGGATTCGATTCTGATCAGAGCTTCGCAGAACGGTGAAGCCGAATTCTTACTCTTTGACTTAGCGTAA
- a CDS encoding NAD(P)H-dependent oxidoreductase, whose amino-acid sequence MKILAFLGSLRKGSYNGMALRAAIELAPADMHIEVAEIGDLPLYNQDVEDAGIPQSVQRLKQQVKDADGLLFATPEYNYSVPGVLKNAIDWISRPPKENPFNGKPCAIMSASTGLLGGSRAQYHLRQTCVFVNLLPMNKPEVMISKAQEKFNADGTLADEATRKILTVFMQSLMTWAEQIGRAE is encoded by the coding sequence ATGAAGATACTCGCATTTCTCGGCAGTCTTCGCAAGGGCTCATACAATGGGATGGCGCTCCGCGCCGCGATTGAACTCGCGCCGGCAGATATGCACATCGAGGTCGCTGAGATTGGCGACTTGCCGTTGTATAATCAGGATGTGGAAGATGCCGGCATTCCGCAATCGGTCCAGCGACTCAAGCAGCAGGTTAAAGATGCCGATGGACTCCTGTTTGCCACACCGGAGTATAATTACTCAGTGCCGGGCGTGCTCAAGAATGCCATTGACTGGATCTCGCGTCCTCCGAAGGAGAATCCGTTCAATGGCAAGCCATGTGCGATCATGAGTGCCTCTACCGGATTGCTGGGCGGCTCGCGAGCGCAATATCACTTGCGGCAGACCTGCGTGTTTGTGAATCTATTGCCAATGAACAAACCGGAAGTCATGATCTCCAAGGCCCAGGAAAAATTTAACGCCGATGGGACCCTTGCCGATGAAGCGACGCGGAAAATTCTTACGGTCTTCATGCAGTCCTTAATGACATGGGCCGAGCAGATCGGACGAGCTGAGTAA
- a CDS encoding GyrI-like domain-containing protein, producing MSTTKTNDELKELFSASSKTPKVVTVPKMQYLMIDGKGDPNKSKEFQDAVQALYGLAYTMKFDRKKQGKESDYKIAPLEGLWWSENMSDFSNNNRTKWQWTLMLEQPDSITKTEVAKAAKEVEEKKHLDTVSNVRLEKWSEGECAQIMHIGPYSSEAPTIEKLHDFIRDQGADISGKHHEIYLGDPRRSAPEKLKTILRQPLKRQSRNTLHRPA from the coding sequence ATGTCTACCACCAAAACCAACGACGAACTAAAGGAGCTATTCTCTGCCAGCTCGAAGACACCAAAAGTAGTGACCGTCCCTAAAATGCAGTACCTCATGATCGATGGCAAGGGCGATCCGAATAAGTCGAAAGAATTCCAGGATGCCGTACAAGCACTCTATGGGCTTGCGTATACCATGAAGTTCGATCGAAAGAAGCAGGGCAAGGAAAGTGATTACAAAATTGCGCCGCTTGAAGGACTCTGGTGGAGCGAGAACATGTCGGACTTCTCCAATAATAACCGGACCAAGTGGCAATGGACGCTAATGCTCGAGCAGCCGGATTCTATTACCAAGACGGAAGTTGCCAAAGCCGCAAAAGAAGTGGAAGAAAAAAAACATCTCGATACAGTATCGAACGTACGACTGGAGAAATGGAGTGAAGGAGAGTGTGCGCAGATTATGCACATCGGCCCATACTCCTCAGAAGCACCCACGATCGAGAAACTTCACGACTTTATCCGCGATCAAGGAGCGGATATCAGCGGCAAACACCATGAGATCTACTTGGGTGATCCGCGTCGCTCGGCACCGGAAAAACTGAAGACGATCCTCCGTCAGCCGCTCAAACGTCAGTCTCGAAATACGCTGCATCGACCCGCTTGA
- a CDS encoding restriction endonuclease has product MMNGTGVLDSVLNTIPPRIIIRFRDMEIPDPESVMLPLLQFMGDGKPHSAGDAETYLADYFRLPCTNAEKPVQLRTCVSGVTTRFKNANLLEPVSRGVFRITARGLGILQTAPAKLDFSDLRSLSSYASPTTNATKSCGQPPNKALGHAYEAQSLALRAEVLEYIRASSPANFEQIILDVLIALGYSSPRAHAEGLLTRQEHGVLEGLVKAHKLGHDAIYLNALRERAIVEKSQVKNFIRTLATVATRKGALITTSEFSPAARQAAEASEKRILLIDGAELARLMVHHGIGVVEQQRYIVKRVDAAYFETDV; this is encoded by the coding sequence ATGATGAACGGAACTGGTGTGCTCGATTCCGTATTGAATACCATCCCCCCACGGATCATTATCCGATTCCGAGACATGGAGATCCCCGATCCCGAGAGCGTGATGTTACCGCTCCTACAGTTCATGGGTGATGGAAAGCCTCACAGCGCCGGCGATGCCGAAACGTATCTCGCCGACTATTTTCGTTTGCCCTGCACTAATGCCGAGAAGCCTGTACAACTTCGGACGTGTGTATCCGGCGTGACTACGCGCTTCAAGAACGCGAACTTGCTAGAACCAGTCTCGCGAGGCGTCTTCCGTATTACTGCGCGTGGACTTGGCATCCTTCAAACTGCGCCAGCCAAGCTGGATTTCAGCGATCTTCGATCACTCTCTTCGTACGCGTCACCCACTACGAACGCCACGAAGAGCTGCGGGCAGCCACCAAACAAAGCGCTCGGCCATGCATACGAGGCGCAATCGCTTGCACTTCGAGCTGAAGTCTTGGAATATATTAGGGCCTCTTCGCCCGCCAACTTCGAGCAAATCATACTCGATGTCCTCATTGCACTGGGATACAGTAGCCCGCGCGCTCATGCGGAAGGTCTTCTCACCCGCCAGGAACACGGAGTCCTTGAAGGACTCGTCAAAGCTCACAAGCTCGGTCATGATGCCATTTATCTCAATGCGCTTCGGGAGCGAGCTATCGTGGAGAAGTCGCAAGTGAAAAACTTTATCCGCACTCTCGCGACCGTTGCGACTCGCAAGGGCGCGTTGATTACGACATCAGAATTCTCTCCGGCCGCACGGCAAGCCGCCGAAGCTTCGGAGAAGCGTATCTTGCTCATCGATGGCGCCGAACTCGCTCGACTCATGGTCCATCATGGTATTGGAGTGGTCGAGCAACAGCGATACATCGTCAAGCGGGTCGATGCAGCGTATTTCGAGACTGACGTTTGA
- a CDS encoding OmpA family protein, protein MRLPYSLAAPLNVPALICHALLMLVPLLIPYTSWGQNPQLPGINIEIPPPKKSAPAAPPAVFDRINMGPNINSEYSDLFPVLTPDETLMFFVRKGDPSNTGYANNPNDEDIWYSLRQSDGSWSKAEKLPGPLNTTNYDGVRAINTTATHLYLQNTYRADGTGGKGFSMSSKQPDGSWSFPEPLLIDDYYNDTSIAMMTISGDEKYMILSLKRKDGLGQHDLYLSRNIDGHLHWSRPELIAELSTPGDDISPFIAYDDRTIYFSTNGRGGIGDYDIFVARRQDESWMHWSNPRDLGEPVNTISFDAYFTIGARGDTAYFSSAHETSTRGFGKSDIWKLYLREDLRPGFHLPKGSEWDPNLSAKDLQGSQIRLDEVRFDVGSSSLKGESMAALGKVVELMKRLPGLAIEIQGHTDSQGDRERNMVLSQKRAEAVVTFLASRGVRRDRLGAKGFGPDRPIAPNETASGRALNRRVVIEVTRAAD, encoded by the coding sequence ATGCGTTTGCCATATAGCCTTGCAGCACCTCTGAATGTGCCTGCTCTAATTTGTCATGCCTTGTTGATGCTCGTGCCGTTGCTAATCCCTTACACCAGCTGGGGACAGAATCCTCAGCTCCCGGGGATTAACATTGAAATTCCGCCGCCAAAGAAGTCTGCGCCCGCCGCGCCCCCAGCAGTCTTCGATCGCATCAATATGGGGCCGAATATCAATTCTGAGTATAGTGACCTGTTCCCTGTCTTGACCCCTGACGAAACGTTAATGTTTTTCGTGCGCAAGGGCGATCCTTCGAACACTGGTTACGCAAATAATCCGAACGACGAAGACATTTGGTACTCTCTTCGGCAATCGGATGGCTCCTGGTCCAAAGCAGAAAAGTTGCCAGGCCCATTGAACACCACGAATTACGATGGCGTCCGCGCGATCAATACTACTGCCACACATCTCTATCTTCAGAACACCTATCGGGCGGATGGGACCGGTGGTAAAGGGTTTTCAATGAGTTCGAAGCAGCCCGATGGTTCGTGGTCCTTTCCCGAGCCCCTGCTTATCGACGACTATTATAACGACACGTCCATCGCGATGATGACGATCTCGGGTGACGAGAAGTATATGATCCTCTCGCTGAAACGGAAAGATGGGCTCGGTCAGCACGATCTCTATTTATCGCGAAATATTGATGGACATTTGCATTGGTCACGGCCGGAATTGATCGCAGAACTATCGACACCGGGTGATGATATCTCGCCATTTATCGCATACGACGACCGGACCATTTATTTCTCGACGAATGGTCGAGGAGGTATCGGTGACTATGACATTTTCGTCGCGCGCCGACAGGACGAAAGTTGGATGCACTGGTCGAATCCCCGGGATCTTGGCGAACCAGTCAACACTATTTCGTTCGATGCATACTTTACAATTGGCGCCCGCGGTGATACCGCCTACTTTTCGAGCGCGCATGAAACGTCAACGCGTGGATTCGGCAAGAGCGATATTTGGAAGCTCTATCTGAGAGAAGATCTCCGGCCTGGCTTCCATCTGCCGAAGGGAAGCGAGTGGGATCCGAATCTCTCCGCGAAGGACCTGCAAGGGTCCCAGATTCGGCTCGATGAGGTTCGGTTCGATGTCGGAAGCAGTTCGCTGAAAGGCGAATCCATGGCTGCGCTCGGCAAAGTTGTCGAATTGATGAAACGCTTGCCGGGACTTGCTATTGAGATTCAGGGCCACACGGACTCCCAAGGAGACCGCGAACGCAACATGGTGCTGTCTCAGAAACGGGCGGAGGCGGTCGTTACCTTTCTTGCCTCGCGAGGTGTTCGCCGCGACCGATTAGGTGCCAAAGGCTTTGGCCCCGACCGCCCCATTGCTCCGAACGAAACGGCCTCAGGTCGGGCACTCAATCGTAGGGTGGTGATCGAGGTGACGCGCGCTGCCGATTGA
- a CDS encoding RNA methyltransferase, which yields MSYQVLEAYDPEAVEDFRSLKGKGGHFDRGLFIAESEKIVRKILESTAMIPKALMTPEHFESFRNLLDSRTDSTEVYLAPKQEMEQIVGYLLHQGVMLAVQIPETQSIEEAALHWRDPFVVVALDGISDAENMGAIIRTAAAFGASALIVDDRCCNPYLRRSVRVSMGTIVDIEIVRVPDLAVSLRALRDAHHCRIIGTGLTASSIPLSELESAANNVLVFGSEGWGLRPEVIKACDQLVRIPMNANIDSLNVVVASGIVLYEMSQCLNREIL from the coding sequence ATGTCGTATCAAGTGCTCGAAGCCTACGATCCGGAAGCCGTCGAAGACTTCCGGTCGCTTAAAGGTAAGGGTGGACATTTCGATCGCGGGCTCTTCATCGCGGAGTCGGAAAAGATCGTCCGAAAGATTCTCGAAAGTACCGCAATGATTCCGAAGGCTCTGATGACGCCAGAGCACTTCGAATCTTTTCGTAACTTATTAGACTCTCGTACGGATTCGACAGAAGTCTATTTAGCTCCGAAACAGGAAATGGAGCAAATCGTCGGGTACCTCCTGCATCAGGGCGTCATGCTCGCCGTACAAATTCCAGAGACTCAATCGATCGAAGAAGCAGCGTTGCATTGGCGCGATCCCTTCGTTGTCGTCGCCCTCGATGGAATCTCGGATGCGGAGAATATGGGAGCGATTATTCGCACGGCGGCGGCATTTGGTGCAAGCGCGCTGATCGTGGATGATCGCTGCTGTAATCCATACTTGCGCCGCTCTGTCCGAGTCTCGATGGGGACAATTGTCGATATCGAGATCGTCCGAGTGCCCGATCTTGCGGTGTCGCTAAGAGCGTTGCGTGACGCACATCATTGCCGCATCATCGGAACGGGATTGACTGCTAGCAGCATTCCACTTAGCGAGCTTGAATCAGCTGCAAACAATGTCCTCGTGTTTGGCTCTGAGGGCTGGGGCCTTCGGCCGGAAGTCATCAAAGCATGCGACCAACTGGTGCGGATTCCCATGAACGCCAACATTGATTCGCTCAACGTTGTTGTCGCAAGTGGGATCGTACTATATGAGATGTCGCAGTGCTTAAACCGCGAGATTCTCTAA
- a CDS encoding ABC-F family ATP-binding cassette domain-containing protein: protein MIALEHISMQFTGDYLFRDVTFTVRPGDRMGLVGPNGAGKTTLLRIIAGVYEPESGTVNLPTAYKTGYLPQEPTLDAAAQERTLIAEALRAKEDLIEVEEQLAAIQIQMEDPNQDHTSPEYTRILEKFGTLHHKFEDLGGFELEAAAKKVLKGLGFTEKDFERPLAEFSGGWQMRLLLAKLLIARPDALLLDEPTNHLDLESLFWLEEYLRGYDGTIVIVSHDRAFLNAITNRTAEIDRSKIEVYAGNYEYYERTKAEREAQLASRAQNIDARRRELESFVERFRYKATKARQAQSRLKMLERMERIELASHGPSVHFNFPPAPASGRMVFEVQHGAKSYDGVRDIFSGVDLRIERGDRVALLGKNGEGKTTMGKIFAGQEQLTGGTFEVGHNVLLGYYAQHQAEALDPKLTVLETVENVTRAQLFHETASNTMPRTQSQLRSLLGAFLFRGDDVYKPVRVLSGGEKARLAIAKMLLEPTNTLVLDEPTNHLDMASKEVVKEALLQFDGTVVVVSHDRDFLEDLTDRLITFQDGYVKEYTKPLETYLDELRASEIALIQSKKAAARQANAAKPVAPATAPKNGASKPESSPAQREAATREQKRREADDRNARFKLERPLRTKISEVEKKIESLEKEKLAIEDAMLDAEYYSSVDRVKSDSERLGLLRGELERLVFQWSELSEKLENLAV, encoded by the coding sequence ATGATCGCACTCGAACATATCTCCATGCAGTTCACGGGAGATTATCTCTTCCGTGATGTCACATTTACCGTTCGCCCCGGCGACCGGATGGGACTCGTGGGTCCGAACGGAGCTGGCAAAACAACACTCCTCAGAATCATCGCCGGCGTGTACGAACCGGAAAGCGGGACCGTCAATCTGCCCACGGCCTACAAGACCGGTTATTTGCCGCAGGAGCCGACGCTCGATGCGGCGGCTCAAGAGCGAACGCTCATCGCCGAAGCATTGAGGGCAAAAGAAGATTTGATTGAAGTCGAGGAACAGCTCGCCGCGATCCAGATCCAAATGGAGGATCCGAATCAGGACCATACCAGCCCCGAGTACACACGAATACTCGAGAAATTCGGTACTCTTCACCATAAGTTCGAAGATTTGGGTGGCTTCGAACTTGAAGCCGCGGCCAAGAAAGTATTAAAGGGCCTCGGATTTACGGAGAAAGATTTCGAGCGCCCACTTGCCGAGTTCTCGGGCGGATGGCAAATGCGTCTTTTGCTCGCAAAGCTACTCATCGCCCGGCCCGACGCGCTCCTGCTCGACGAACCGACAAACCATCTTGATCTCGAAAGCTTATTTTGGCTCGAAGAGTATCTCCGCGGATACGATGGCACCATCGTGATCGTCTCCCATGATCGCGCATTTCTAAATGCGATCACGAACCGCACGGCAGAAATTGACCGATCGAAGATCGAAGTCTATGCCGGCAATTACGAATATTACGAGCGAACGAAGGCGGAGCGTGAAGCGCAGCTTGCATCGCGCGCGCAAAACATCGATGCGCGAAGACGAGAGCTCGAAAGTTTCGTCGAGCGATTCCGGTACAAGGCAACGAAGGCCCGACAGGCGCAATCGCGCTTAAAGATGCTCGAGCGCATGGAGCGGATTGAGTTGGCATCGCACGGGCCCTCCGTTCATTTCAACTTTCCACCGGCACCTGCATCCGGTCGGATGGTCTTCGAAGTCCAACATGGTGCAAAGTCCTATGATGGCGTCCGAGATATTTTTTCCGGAGTTGATCTCCGCATCGAGCGTGGAGATCGAGTAGCGCTGCTCGGGAAGAACGGCGAAGGCAAGACTACGATGGGAAAAATCTTCGCCGGCCAGGAACAGTTGACTGGCGGTACGTTCGAAGTCGGGCACAACGTCCTGCTCGGCTACTATGCCCAGCATCAGGCTGAAGCCCTGGATCCAAAGCTTACAGTTCTCGAAACCGTCGAGAATGTAACGCGCGCGCAACTCTTTCACGAAACGGCCTCCAACACGATGCCGCGCACTCAGTCGCAGCTTCGCTCATTGCTCGGTGCATTCCTCTTCCGCGGTGATGATGTCTACAAACCAGTACGCGTCCTTTCCGGTGGAGAGAAAGCCCGGCTGGCTATCGCCAAGATGTTGCTGGAGCCCACGAACACACTCGTACTCGATGAGCCGACAAACCATTTGGACATGGCATCCAAAGAGGTCGTCAAGGAAGCGCTGCTGCAGTTCGATGGGACCGTCGTCGTCGTATCCCACGACCGGGATTTCCTCGAAGATTTGACCGATCGACTGATCACGTTCCAGGATGGTTATGTAAAGGAATATACCAAACCTCTCGAGACGTATCTTGACGAATTGCGTGCATCGGAAATCGCGCTGATCCAAAGTAAGAAAGCTGCCGCGCGTCAGGCTAATGCAGCCAAGCCGGTCGCTCCTGCTACGGCTCCAAAGAATGGAGCCTCGAAACCGGAGAGCAGTCCTGCCCAGCGTGAAGCTGCTACGCGCGAGCAGAAGCGCCGGGAAGCGGACGACCGAAACGCGAGGTTCAAGCTAGAACGACCACTTCGAACGAAGATCTCTGAAGTCGAGAAGAAGATCGAATCTCTCGAAAAAGAAAAGCTCGCAATTGAGGACGCAATGTTGGATGCCGAGTATTACAGCAGCGTTGACCGGGTCAAGTCTGATTCCGAGCGGCTAGGCCTTCTGCGAGGAGAACTCGAGCGGCTGGTCTTCCAGTGGTCGGAGTTAAGCGAGAAGTTAGAGAATCTCGCGGTTTAA
- a CDS encoding DUF421 domain-containing protein: MQLNPLVEIVLRSTVVYLVILLGFRLAGKRHISQLSLLDFALILLVSNAVQNAMVGSDTSLLGGIVAASTLIGINVLLTKLIFRREGVAHLLGGEPRLLIRNGQYVMSNLQHESIRPEEIEEQIREHGFKDITDVRTAILEIDGSISVIPYDKEGKHIEHHLPFVRHRHRGRRGLRP, from the coding sequence ATGCAATTAAACCCGCTCGTCGAGATCGTACTTCGAAGCACGGTCGTCTATTTGGTCATCCTGCTTGGCTTTCGCCTGGCCGGAAAGCGCCATATTTCGCAGCTTTCACTGCTCGATTTTGCCCTCATTCTCCTCGTTTCCAACGCAGTACAGAATGCGATGGTCGGGAGCGATACCTCGCTCCTGGGGGGGATTGTCGCAGCCTCTACGCTAATCGGCATTAACGTGCTGCTGACAAAACTCATTTTTCGCAGAGAGGGCGTAGCGCATTTGCTGGGGGGAGAACCTCGCTTGCTGATCCGCAACGGACAATATGTGATGTCGAATCTCCAACATGAATCCATTCGGCCTGAGGAGATCGAAGAGCAAATCCGCGAGCATGGATTTAAAGATATTACGGATGTTCGCACCGCGATCCTCGAAATTGATGGCTCGATCAGCGTTATCCCGTATGACAAGGAGGGCAAGCACATCGAGCATCACCTCCCATTCGTCCGTCATCGCCATCGCGGCCGCCGCGGCCTGAGACCATAA